GGTCGGATCAGCTGGGGCGGCGCCCCATGCTGTTTGTCGGCATGCTGGCCGCCGCGCTTAGCGATGTGGTCTTTCTCGCCGGCGACAGCCTGGGAACGCTGCTGGTGGGCCGGGTGATTTCGGGCATTTCCGCGGGAATATTTACCGGCACCGCGACGGTAGCGGTGATCGAGCTGGCCTCGGAGGCCTGGAAACCTCGCGCCACCCTGGCCGCTACCGCGGTGAACATGGGCGGCCTGGGGCTTGGCCCGCTGGTGGCGGGCATTTTGGTCACCTGGCTGCCGGCGCCGCTTGCGCTGTCCTACGCGCTGCATCTGGGGCTGCTGGCCATCGGCATGCTGCTGGTCTGGCGTGCGCCGGAAACCGTGGCCCGCCAAGCGGCTCCGGACCTGCGCGTGCAGCGCCTGAGTATTCCGCCCGGGGTGCGCCGGGTGTTTGTGCCCGCCGCGCTGGTGGGGTTTGCCGGCTTTGCGGTGCTGGGCTTTTTCAACTCCATGGCGCCGGCGTTCATGCAGCAGGTGCTGGGCGAACAAAACCTGGCGCTGATCGGCCTGGTGGTGTGCCTGGTGTTTATCGCCTCGACGGCGGGGCAGTCGCTGCAGGGGCGGATAGCGCCCCAGTGGCGGCTGCCGCTGGGGTGTTTGACGCTGCTGGTCGGAGCGCTGCTGATCGGCGCGGGGCTTTTTGCCGCCAGCATGGCGACGTTTTGCGGCGGTGCGGTGCTGGCCGGGTCCGGCCAGGGCATCGGCTTTCGCGCCGGCATGGGCGCCATTGCGGCGGCTTCGCCGGCGGATCAGCGCGGCGCGGTAACGTCGGCCTTCTTCATCGTCGCCTACGTGGCGCTATCGATTCCGGTAGTGGGTATCGGCCTTGCCACCAGCCGTTTGGGGCTGGTGGCCACCGGCACCGGCTTTGCCGGGCTGGCCGCTCTTCTGTGCGCCTTGGCGCTTTGGCTGGTGCTGCGTATTCCGCGCGCCTCGGCGTAAGGGGCCAGCGTTTTGTGCCTGCACTGTACCGGCCTTCGGGCCGGTATTTTTATGCCTGATCCAGGCGTATAGGCGGGTTTGGCGGGACAGGCCGGAAGAGGTATCCGAAGTACTTTTTATTCCGCGATGAAAGGCTGACATAATAAAAGTTTATTAGGGCCTGTTGACGTTTCACATTGGTAGCCATAAAAAGCCGCATGCCAAGGCCACCATGCTTTCGTAATTTCGTTTGAGCTTATCGTAGCGCGTCGCAATGGCGCGATACGGTTTCAATCGAGCAAAGGCATTCTCAACCAGATGCCGGTAGCGATATAACCCTCTGTCCAGATTGGCATTTCCTTTTTTCGAGTTACGCCTGCGTGGAATGACGGCAGCCATTCCTTTGGCTTCGACCTGCTCGCGGATACGTTCACTGTCATAGCCTTTGTCAGCCACCAGCGCGTCACCTGCCGGCAAACCGTCAATCAATGCCTGGGCTTCCGTGCTGTCGTGCACTTCACCCCCGGTTATTCTGAAGGCGATCGGCAACCCATAAGCATCCACGGCCAAGTGGATCTTGCTGGTATTGCCTGCACGACTTTTGCCAATGGCTTCTGCATCTTCCGTGGCAGCCCCAGTGCTATCTTGGTGAGCCTTGACGTAGGAACCATCAATAAATAGCCACTCGACATCAGGATCTTCCACCAGAGAGATGAAAATCCTCATCAGCTTTCCACTCGCTGACCAGGCGTTGAAGCGCTTGTAGACCGTGTTCCAGGGGCCAAACGCCTCCGGTAGGTCCCGCCACGGGCAGCCGGTTCGCATCCGATAAAGGATGCCTTCCACCGTGGTACGCAGATCGGTCTTGTCATAAATACCTTGTTGAAGCAGGATAGATTTCAGCTTCGGCCAGTGTTCATCCGTGAGCATTTGTCGGGGCATGGCAGGCTTGCAGTTTGTTGGCTTAGGAACCTTTATTCTGTGAGCTTGCCCCTATCCTGCCAATACCCCTGCCATGAAACGTCAACAGACCCTAAAACACTCAGCTTTTCTCGGAGCGCCGGCAGTGAGGTGTCGGGGCCGGGTTATGACGTCATCGAAAACATCGCTACCAACCGCCGGAGGGCAGCATGGCCAAATCCGATAGCCGGGCAGAGGCCGGCAGCAGCAAGCGTCGTGAGTGGGCGGCGCTGCTGTTTATTGTCGCTATTGTCGTTCCCCTGCTGAGCATCGCCGTGGTCGGCGGCTACGGCTTTGTCGTGTGGATGCTGCAGGTCTTCGTGCTGGGTCCGCCCGGGCACGGCGGCTGACATCATTCATACTTGAGGGGGAGACACCATGAAGTTCATTGCCACGCTGTGGAATACGTTGAAGCGACCGCCGGTACATATCAGCCTCGGGGTCATTATTCTGGTCAGCTTTATTGCCGGGGTGATTTTCTGGGGCGGCTTCAACACCGCCATGGAAGTGACGAATACCGAGAAGTTTTGCGTCAGCTGTCACGAGATGGAAGACAACGTCTACCAGGAGCTGCAGGAAACCATTCACTGGTCCAACCGTACCGGCGTACGGGCGATCTGTTCGGATTGCCACGTGCCCCACGACTGGACGGCAAAAATCGCGCGCAAGATGCAGGCGAGCAAGGAAGTCTGGGGTGCGATATTCGGCACCATCGACACGCCGGAAAAATTCGAGGAAAAGCGTCTGGAGCT
This DNA window, taken from Halomonas piscis, encodes the following:
- a CDS encoding IS5 family transposase; amino-acid sequence: MPRQMLTDEHWPKLKSILLQQGIYDKTDLRTTVEGILYRMRTGCPWRDLPEAFGPWNTVYKRFNAWSASGKLMRIFISLVEDPDVEWLFIDGSYVKAHQDSTGAATEDAEAIGKSRAGNTSKIHLAVDAYGLPIAFRITGGEVHDSTEAQALIDGLPAGDALVADKGYDSERIREQVEAKGMAAVIPRRRNSKKGNANLDRGLYRYRHLVENAFARLKPYRAIATRYDKLKRNYESMVALACGFLWLPM
- a CDS encoding periplasmic nitrate reductase, NapE protein, which translates into the protein MAKSDSRAEAGSSKRREWAALLFIVAIVVPLLSIAVVGGYGFVVWMLQVFVLGPPGHGG
- a CDS encoding MFS transporter, which gives rise to MPAPSTSQTASPLAFLGPAFAFLAVMLGTTLPTPLYPLYQAEYGFSQLVITVIFAVYAIGVIGALVVTGRWSDQLGRRPMLFVGMLAAALSDVVFLAGDSLGTLLVGRVISGISAGIFTGTATVAVIELASEAWKPRATLAATAVNMGGLGLGPLVAGILVTWLPAPLALSYALHLGLLAIGMLLVWRAPETVARQAAPDLRVQRLSIPPGVRRVFVPAALVGFAGFAVLGFFNSMAPAFMQQVLGEQNLALIGLVVCLVFIASTAGQSLQGRIAPQWRLPLGCLTLLVGALLIGAGLFAASMATFCGGAVLAGSGQGIGFRAGMGAIAAASPADQRGAVTSAFFIVAYVALSIPVVGIGLATSRLGLVATGTGFAGLAALLCALALWLVLRIPRASA